The DNA region GGAGTGAGTACACAGCACTACCGACATGTGACGTCACGTAACACAAGCACGGCGCTGGGCGTGCTGTCCGAGTGCGCGGAGGCCACCGCCGCCGTGCTGGACGCGCGCGTCACTACTGCTTCCAGAACTAAAACGTTGGAACCAAAAACGCACTGTGTTTTACTTTGCGACACTGCAGCCATACACATCATTAACCCTTCGAGTCGTTTCTGTAGCACTGATGCCACGGTGGAACTCGTACTTTTAAATAACATGATATTTTAAGTTTTCCATTTTATAAACTGAgtgaaaaacaaaagaaaaaaaaaacaaataaattattgtgttCGAAACGCAAATGCAAGAGtaaatagctaaataaattgactaataaatttgaatttggtaTTCTTAAccaaagaggaaatatttgagaTGTAAGTGGCCAGTACGACAAAACTCCCAGAACTCATTTGTCATGTGTTTGTGTGAACAGAGAGACAGTGGCCACAAAGCCTCCAGAAACAGAGCGGGTCTTGCTTGCTAGTTTCTCATTGGGACCCGACGGAGGAGGTGATGAGGTTCGTCCGCTGTTGCTGCTCATATTCTACTTACTTGACAAGATCAAGAGGCTACGGCTTAGTAAGGAGGTCGGTATAAACATTcggtttttgtaatttttttctaaactttagtattattttgtatttttatggtTAATagtcgaaattaaaaaaaaaaaaaatgttaaaaagtgaCTTGTATCTGTTCTCATAGTGACGTTTCATAGATAAATCTTTTCTATGATCTTTATGGTAGTTTACTATTTacttaatagatttttttttgtaattgatcatcaaaaaacaaaaatagtttttaatttttaccacTTCAACTACAATGTATGTAAACCaacaaaaaatgtatgtgaCCTATTGTGATTAATTTGATAATATCCCATTCTTTctttaattaatatctattaaaaatataacaaagtgaaataactttgtttgtttaagtTGTGAACACTATGGCACTAAGAAGAGAAAGAGGAGCAGTCACAGACATGATAATCTATACTGTCTTAGatacagtaataaataataaatttttcgtaATCAGGCTCTGTCGAAATGCGAGAAACGACGTGTCAAAGCGGCTGAGGCGTGGGTTCGAGGCTGTCATGCGGCTCGACAAGAGCAAGCGGCTCTGAGGAGAGAGGAGAAACGGAAACAGGAGAAAGAACGCATTCTGGCTGTGAGTACATGCTAATAAAGTGCATCAATACAGATATTGTTCATTTGAATAAGGTTGCTATTTGCTTGCGGCGATTGGTTTTAAGAAAACGACGTGTAGTTTGAATGCAAGTTTATTTGCGACTGATCATCAATCATAGTGGACTGTACAAATGCATGTATAGATAGTTTCTGTTTAAACATGTCTATAGGTATACAACACAAAACTTTAATTTGTTTGgacagatataaatatatatatacatatatatctgtCTGTCTATATAAGTTTCCACAAGAATTAAATAAACCTTTAAAAATTGTGACTATTACCAAAAAGAGTGATTTattgttcaaaatattaaaagaagatTACCATAGTGTATTATTAGTATCAAAATATCTAGTAAATCAGACGGACCgtctaatatatatgtattaaaactttatatattttattggaaGCCGAAATGTAATAATGAAATCAACAtgatattagtaaaaaaattaaaatattataattattcatcaatcaatagaattataaaaaaggaaggaaggaaaaataataaatttaaaaattaatattattgtgggatgaacgatatatttattcatcatatcacatcacatcagcctttcgcagtcaactactggacatagggctccacaagttcacgccatttttgacgtaaactcctttgccttatatatatattatatatatattatatatatcgttttgcctatagtcaccacgctgggtaggcgggttggtgaccgcagtactagctttgtcgcaccgaagacgctgctgcccgtcttcggcctgtgtatttcaaaaccagcagttggatggttatcccgccatgattcggctttttaagttccaaggtaacagtggaactgtgttatcccttagtcgcctcttacgacacccacgggaagagagggggtggctatattctttaatgccgtaaccacacagcatatatttattactatatatgaATTGAAGTTTGTCTGTTTCAGGAGGACGATCCAGAAAAACAGCGTCGCTGGGAGCTCAAGGAACAAAAGCGTCAACAAAAACGCAAAGCGCCGAAAATGAAGCAGCTCAAAGTGAAAGCTCTTTAAATcgcaataatgtaatttgttacatgatttaaatgttgtttttccCTACCCTTAAGTGTTGTTCCTACTGTCTTGTGAATAAATGAGATCCTTTAcgcttgtattttttattttaatgtagtgTACCAgtgatatttttgaaaataataataatattgttatttattattttctaatgtttacgcgaagtTCACCCACTAGGGAGTCTCAGAactccattaattacgtgagctatttttcgatcagtttagaccgCTCCCCacttaggtgagatttagtgagatttgcctgGACCCTTTCTCCCCTTACCTGAGAttgacgctgaatataatagagattgacgggaaataataaactgttcaagtatactataggtaatttatttaaattaaataaaatgaactcAAAATGAAAGCAAAAACTATgtgattttaatagccatgagatttattttagcgggcaaaatgaacactcaaaataatttatttttaatatctgtaatctatactaatattataaagctgaagagtttgtttgtttgaacgcgctaatctcagaaattgctggtctgatttgaaaaattcttctagtgttagatagctcatttattgaggaaggttataggctatatatcatcacgctaatcccaataggagcggagcaccaatgaagaatgtttcaaaatcgaggtttccttttgagagctttcgTTACGTGCGCTGCGGAAACAAAGTTCGCATAAATCATGTATGACGGAATTGTTCCccattaaaagttctaaaaaaagtccgcgacagcatatgccTATCTTtgaaggttggctcactataaccttttttatactaaccaaatttgttctaaaatattgcattatttgcgaaggtgtttttataaacatgatattaatccttatctaaataaataagttattcatCATAAGTATTTAAtctaaagtaatattatatagctgaagagtttgttcgtttgtttgtttgcttgaacgcgcaaatctcaggaactacaAGTCAAGACTGCTTTTCACACGGCCAACTATATGTCGCGTTTTCAAGATCGGGTTGCGGAAAAAATCAGTATGTTCTTCTGccacaagaaaataaaactaaaaatatcatttacgaAGTTCAAAACAGCGGATGGCAGGACCGTTcgctctcgccctcagatccgagaagaAGTCGTGAAATTTTATGGACAACTGTACTTGCGAGTGCACACAAGCCTGAGACTTGGGACAATGAAGATCCACGTTATAGGGTTATATTTACCTAGACCATACTATCCAAATAGGCCGCAACAACTacgagaaggaggccgacaaGAGGATTTGATTTGGCTGGGCaacatttggcaggcttcgtcgagtcttcacttcgaagactccgcaatgcttgaagacaaaaaacTTGTGTTATAACATACGAGTAGAGTATACAGAGCCGAGttatggacactgacgaagagactggtccacaagtttagtcactcaacgtgcaatggaacgggcttaATGcgtggggtttctctcaaagataggataaatgagactatccgcaagaaaatgaaattaaccgacatagcccacggaatcagcaagttgaagtagcagtgggctgttcacctgtgtcgcaggaccgatggccgttggagcagacgtatcCTGGAGTGgcgaccgcgtcttggcaaacacagtggaACGTCCTACGGCCCGTTGGACCAACAATCTACATAATTTGTAATTACcgttgtaggctggatgaggattgcggaaaatcggaatgtctggcgtgaacttggggaggcctctgtccagcagtggactgcaatagactgaactgactgactggccCAAAGGGTGCTCGACGGGATCATATTAATGTCACTCCGCTGTCTGTCTGTTACAGGACTGTACTGTACTGTTTTGAACAGTAACAGgtagatattttcttttattatcataaaatagttttgatttgttcactaaaataagttacaatttgtattttatttggtttaaaagtttattacGGAGTCGACCGTATTACGACAATTCTGGAGTATGTTGAATTCGGACTACGACGAATACGGAACAAACGACTATAAATAGTTTAGTTGGGGTCGTTTATATTTTGCCCCAGGGCCTTTGGTTACCTACCTACGCCACTGTTTGGTGGCCCACCaatagattaaataaatgaCTACGTTTACgagttcatataaaataaattgtcgaAATACATGTGATTACATCTACACTGTTATACACAATTAGGGTAATATGCGGCTGCACTTCTGGTAGTTGGAGATCGTATGGAATGGATTGAGTATTCATGGAAAGATTTTATCCAATATCTGTCCGTAGGCAATATGCAATGGGCAGGTGtacataaaaaaaggtttttatcaTGGACAACTCTGTGGCCTCGTTACTACTTATGAGACCACAAAATCTTGTAGTAAAGAACAGAAAAATTAAGAGCTAAGGAGttgtccattaatcacgtgaggtTCGAAAGAAGGGGAGGGGGGAGCTTTCGgaaaaaaatcacgaaatatcaAAAGGGGAGGGCTATATTGAAATATcacgtgtttttatttttcattgaaagtgcgatttttcaatcaaaaatacaaagaaaaaagacATTTGATGTCTGTCTGGAAATAGGTCTCACGATgctttatttacttacattttggTAGGTAAACTAGCTATTTTACacgaaaattattaattacatttttaagtgGTATTTTGACACTCAAATGCTACAAGAAAATATTCttcaaactattaaaatattcttaaaactaCTAACTCTACTTAAACAAatcagtattttaataaaataggtgGAAGTTTAGGTTGCTCAGTggataaatgaaatttattagaGAACTTTGGCAGACATtcgtaaatttttataattaaaaaaaaaaatcaggacAGTGAAGAATTATACCGTGATGTCTACCTGAAACTGTTGAGATTGATATCTTGACTTGAGAagtaacatgttttttttttatgccacAAGGATGGCAAACAAGCCTGTGATCCTTTGGTAAAAAAACAGTTACTGTAGCCAAGGGACACTTGCAAGTGCAGTCAGAGCACGTAGTACAGCACGGAGAGTAGCAAGTCTATTACAAACATGTTGCCCAATCAAAAAAACTGTATCatcaaaaatataatctaataaattatcaaggataaaataataaacatatattagtctttcaattcaatatttatttaaaatattggttattaaataagaaaaaaaaataaaataaaatatgtaaataaacatatattagcCATTTCTTAGTCACAAAAGCGAAAtggtgttataaatatataaatataagattaaatacgaaaattttaaatattcaccACTATTTGTGATATTATGAGATCTCTAGTAGAAACTTCTTAAAATAACCCAGCTTTACAAGTCATTACTTTTTTGTGGTAACTAATTTCagcaacataaataaattaaatttcataatgGAAGCCAGCAGTTATTATATGCATCTGTgacttagataaaataaataaataaaaattcaacaatCACTTTATTCTAAGGTAACCATAAAATCTACTTTCGAGTTGGCAATTAAAAGAATAAACTTATGTAcacatatgtattaaaataatgtttaagactttaaaaaaaaacttgttacaACCTCAgacatcaatatttttaatttgtaaataattaaaatggaGACTAATGTGCACCATaacaatcataataaatatcaaatgaGTTCTACTGTAGCTACTGAGCAAAACgcttataattttaaactaatttttaattatcaatacATTGCAGGCAGGAAAAACATGCAggactaatttaaattaagaactaGGAACATTTATAATCTGTGTCATCTACATTCCTTCTTTCTATCATATAGATTTCATACACAGGAAAACATATTCAGAGTCTGTTGATCACTCAAATCTGATAGCTACACTCAGTTTCAACACAATCATTATTCATAGTTATGTTTACACAGAATTAAGGTGATGATTTGATTGTCATTCGTCCACTTGCAATTTTTGAATTCTGGTTGACACACAATCCATATCAGGTGAAACTTCTCCTTTCGGTGGGGCTTCTAAATTAAGGTTGAGGTTCTCGAGAGATTGACATCGCTTGGCAGGGCTTTTGAGGTCAACATTTTCTCTTATACAAGTACTGGTTGATGgttctaataaattatacttaaagtCACAGCTGCTATCGCTAGCGTCACAACCGATCGCATCTGAGTTCTCACTTTTAGTTCGATGCCTCACGGGCAGCACGTAAGGACAAAGTCTGTTTTTGTTTGTGGTTCTTTTCATACAGTACCCCACTGTGACATTGGAAACATACCGCGTGTTCAACCTCATTACGCCCAAATTAGTTTTAGATTCCCTTAAATACTCACGTCGTGCCTCGGTTATTGCACTCAACATTCCCAGATCGTGTAATGCTTTATCCAAATTATCCAGATTCATGTGATGGCGAGGTTTCTGTAAACAACGTAATATAAATCCGATAAAATAACACGATATACGCTAGCTTTCTGAAACTCAAGATGTCAGAAAGttacatacacttttttcgcGTTCGTTGCTTTTCATCGGGAAtagatttaaaagaaatttatgaAATAGGCAAAAAACCGTGCGAAAATAAACATCACAAAAAAGTCATAATAAGCGATGACATTTACTTTAGCTTGCCATACAAATGTaacctaactttttttttttgttaaacgttttactattattatttttttataattactaccAGAAGCCAgtgtaaaattaatacaaaaaggtTTATGGTATGGAggtatatattacattttaacatttttaaattatgtcaatGTATAACTTTATAACGGGCTACaaataagaagtaaaaaaataataatgcatgAAAATAACGAAAGAGAGTTTAGACAACATAAAAGTAGAACCCAagtcaaattttatataattttttcttttaattattattcaaatggatttgaattgaataatataaattaaaacaatatattgaaataacGAATAATGGCGGAAATTTTAAAAGACTGGCTATCTAATCGCTTGCAGCGTTCTATTACATGGAAAGCAGAAGAATTTGGGGACAAAATGAAAAACGGTCATACAATTTCATGTGTTTTGCGAAGTTATAATGTCATCAATGATGAAAAGCATTTTCTGATTAAACCGAGTAATATAAATGaagatataaaaagtaattggAAGTATTTAAGCTTTTGGCTATCGGAGTTGGAAATACATTTAAGTGATGAAGACCTAGAAAATATTATGGCAGGAAAAGGTTCTACGATACTAAGGCTATTTTATCAACTTTTTCTTACTTTAGACAAGAGGGACAGAACCAATTTCATTAAACAAGAAAGGAAAAAATATTCGAATTTAgtggaaaaaattaaaaatcgttttaCTGTAAATAAAGTCAAAGAGAAACGAGAACCATTCGT from Melitaea cinxia chromosome 15, ilMelCinx1.1, whole genome shotgun sequence includes:
- the LOC123660324 gene encoding uncharacterized protein LOC123660324, whose amino-acid sequence is MKSNEREKSKPRHHMNLDNLDKALHDLGMLSAITEARREYLRESKTNLGVMRLNTRYVSNVTVGYCMKRTTNKNRLCPYVLPVRHRTKSENSDAIGCDASDSSCDFKYNLLEPSTSTCIRENVDLKSPAKRCQSLENLNLNLEAPPKGEVSPDMDCVSTRIQKLQVDE